The following are encoded together in the Choloepus didactylus isolate mChoDid1 chromosome 7, mChoDid1.pri, whole genome shotgun sequence genome:
- the LOC119539653 gene encoding tropomyosin beta chain-like: protein MDAIKKKMQMLKLDKENAIDRAEQAEADKKQAEDRCKQLEEEQQALQKKLKGTEDEVEKYSESVKDAQEKLEQAEKKATDAEADVASLNCHIQLVEEELDRAQEHRATALQKLEEAEKAADESERGTKVIENWAMKDKEKMELQEMQLKEAKHIAEDSDRKYEEVARKMVILEGELERSEERAEVAESKCGDLEEELKIVTNNLKSLEAQADKYSTKEDKYEEEIKLLEEKLKEAETRAEFAERSVAKLEKTIDDLEETLASAKEENMEIHQTLDQTLLELNNL from the coding sequence ATGGACGCCATCAAGAAGAAGATGCAGATGCTAAAGCTGGACAAAGAGAATGCCATAGACCGCGCCGAGCAGGCCGAGGCCGACAAGAAGCAAGCTGAGGACCGCTGCAAGCAGCTTGAGGAGGAGCAGCAGGCCCTCCAGAAGAAGCTGAAGGGGACTGAAGACGAAGTGGAAAAGTATTCTGAATCAGTAAAGGATGCCCAGGAGAAACTGGAGCAGGCCGAGAAGAAGGCCACCGACGCTGAGGCAGATGTGGCCTCCCTGAACTGCCACATTCAGCTGGTAGAGGAGGAGCTGGACCGGGCACAGGAGCACCGGGCCACAGCCCTGCAAAAGCTGGAGGAGGCTGAGAAGGCAGCTGATGAGAGTGAAAGAGGAACGAAGGTCATTGAGAACTGGGCCATGAAGGACAAGGAAAAGATGGAGCTGCAGGAGATGCAACTGAAGGAGGCCAAGCACATCGCTGAGGACTCAGACCGCAAATATGAGGAGGTGGCCAGGAAGATGGTGATCCTGGAAGGTGAGCTGGAgcgctcagaagagagagctgagGTGGCTGAGAGTAAATGCGGGGACCTAGAGGAGGAGCTGAAAATTGTTACCAACAACTTGAAATCCCTGGAGGCCCAAGCAGACAAGTATTCCACCAAAGAGGATAAATATGAAGAGGAGATCAAACTGCTGGAGGAGAAGTTGAAGGAGGCTGAGACCCGAGCAGAGTTTGCTGAAAGGTCTGTGGCAAAGTTGGAGAAAACCATCGATGACCTGGAAGAGACCTTGGCCAGTGCCAAGGAGGAGAACATGGAGATTCACCAGACCCTGGACCAGACCCTGCTGGAACTCAACAACCTGTGA